In Nostoc sp. UHCC 0926, a single genomic region encodes these proteins:
- a CDS encoding BON domain-containing protein, whose product MKKLILLLVSSILVVGTFGCQEAPKTGSETPSTTNEAAQAPAKPASQTTQTAKSPGTETTPLAASTDTKVKTGSEKTAATKVKSDLKTEVSTKLNKGLPGNKLQVENKEGEIILKGTATSAEELKKAETLAKEVQGVKTVKVEAKVDAVKKP is encoded by the coding sequence ATGAAAAAGCTAATTCTATTACTAGTTAGTAGCATTTTGGTAGTTGGTACTTTTGGCTGCCAAGAGGCTCCTAAAACTGGTTCTGAAACTCCTAGCACTACTAATGAAGCCGCTCAAGCACCAGCCAAACCAGCTTCCCAGACAACTCAAACTGCCAAAAGTCCCGGAACAGAAACGACTCCTTTAGCAGCTAGTACAGATACTAAAGTTAAAACCGGTTCTGAAAAAACGGCAGCAACAAAAGTTAAGAGCGATTTAAAAACTGAAGTTAGCACAAAGTTGAACAAAGGCTTACCAGGCAATAAGTTACAAGTTGAAAACAAGGAGGGTGAAATTATCCTCAAAGGCACAGCGACTTCTGCTGAAGAACTCAAGAAGGCTGAAACTTTGGCTAAGGAAGTTCAAGGTGTAAAGACAGTGAAAGTAGAAGCAAAAGTTGATGCTGTGAAAAAGCCATAA
- a CDS encoding sodium:solute symporter family transporter: MNSVWFDLPLAADITSLGKFNPLAIAFFFVFVASSLGITYWAAKLTKNTAQFYTAGGNISGFQNGLALAGDFMSAASFLGIAGLVALNGFDGLIYSIGFLVGWPIVMFLIAEPLRNLGKYTFADVVAYRLQQKPVRIASAIGTLVVISFYLIAQMVGAGELIKLLFGFHYELAVVIVGCVMMAYVIFGGMIATTWVQIIKAVLLLGGTILLAILVLARFGFNPIALFAAAADKYPGVLAPGKQVSDPFDAISLGMSLMFGTAGLPHILMRFYTVPDAKAARLSVTYATAIIGVFYLLTFILGFGAMVLVGQDAIKQIGTGGNMAAPMLAEFLGGDAFLGFISAVSFATILAVVAGLTLSGAAALSHDLWVNVVRSGHADESEQLKVARGATMVLGLVAIILGILFKGQNVAYMVGLAFAIAASANFPALLLSMLWRRFTTNGAVASMLVGTFSSLLLIYLSPTIQVTILKHTSAPFGLKNPGLITIPLSFLVAIVVSLLTTEQQAQEKFAEVEDRIHIGSGM, from the coding sequence ATGAATAGTGTGTGGTTCGATCTGCCACTAGCGGCGGATATTACCAGTCTTGGTAAGTTTAACCCGTTGGCGATCGCTTTCTTCTTTGTGTTTGTTGCCAGTTCTTTAGGCATTACCTATTGGGCGGCGAAGCTCACCAAAAATACGGCCCAATTCTATACAGCTGGCGGTAATATCAGCGGTTTCCAAAATGGGCTGGCCCTAGCAGGAGACTTTATGAGTGCAGCTAGCTTTTTAGGTATCGCTGGGCTGGTGGCACTCAACGGCTTTGACGGCTTAATTTATTCTATCGGCTTCTTAGTGGGCTGGCCGATTGTCATGTTCCTAATTGCCGAACCACTACGAAACTTAGGTAAATACACCTTTGCTGATGTAGTGGCTTATCGCTTGCAGCAAAAACCTGTACGTATCGCATCTGCAATTGGAACGCTGGTAGTAATTAGCTTTTACTTAATAGCCCAGATGGTAGGGGCTGGGGAGCTTATCAAACTGCTGTTTGGCTTTCATTATGAATTAGCTGTGGTGATCGTCGGTTGCGTGATGATGGCCTATGTGATTTTTGGCGGGATGATTGCCACCACTTGGGTACAAATTATCAAAGCAGTTCTGTTGCTTGGCGGAACTATCTTGCTAGCTATCTTGGTACTGGCACGATTTGGTTTTAACCCGATCGCTCTTTTCGCCGCAGCCGCAGATAAGTATCCAGGTGTATTAGCTCCGGGCAAACAGGTTTCTGATCCCTTTGATGCTATCTCCTTGGGGATGTCGTTGATGTTTGGCACCGCTGGACTACCCCACATCCTGATGCGTTTTTACACAGTACCCGACGCCAAAGCAGCGCGGCTCTCTGTTACCTATGCTACAGCTATTATTGGCGTTTTTTATCTCCTTACCTTCATCCTGGGCTTTGGAGCGATGGTGCTAGTAGGTCAAGATGCGATCAAGCAAATTGGGACTGGTGGTAACATGGCTGCACCGATGTTGGCAGAATTTCTCGGTGGTGATGCTTTCTTAGGCTTTATTTCCGCTGTTTCCTTTGCGACGATTTTGGCGGTTGTGGCTGGGTTGACACTCTCAGGAGCCGCTGCACTGTCTCATGATTTGTGGGTGAACGTGGTGCGATCTGGTCATGCTGACGAGTCAGAACAGCTAAAGGTAGCTCGTGGTGCGACAATGGTTTTGGGGTTAGTGGCAATAATTCTGGGTATTTTGTTTAAAGGACAAAACGTCGCTTATATGGTAGGTTTAGCATTTGCGATCGCTGCTAGTGCAAACTTCCCAGCCTTGCTCTTATCAATGCTTTGGCGACGCTTTACCACCAACGGGGCGGTTGCGAGTATGTTAGTGGGTACCTTCTCCTCGTTACTGCTGATTTATTTGTCACCTACTATTCAGGTAACAATTCTCAAGCACACTTCTGCACCCTTTGGGCTAAAAAATCCTGGATTAATTACTATTCCCCTATCGTTTCTAGTGGCGATTGTCGTTTCCCTATTGACTACTGAACAGCAGGCACAGGAAAAATTTGCCGAAGTTGAGGATCGCATCCACATTGGTTCTGGGATGTGA
- a CDS encoding tetratricopeptide repeat protein: MRRRLFRQKRTRVNQVFTIAIFTTLTAISSVSCSKNDNVLVTEIGVSQPSRRSATTSIGGEFYIQGKNQHLNGDLQAAIASYDKAINQNSQYGAAYNGRGLVYFDLGDKEKAIADYNQALSINPNDAEAYNNLGNARASLGNNREAVKDYSEAIRLNPNYAEAYNNRGNAHATTGDKKGALDDFDQAILLDPKYAIAYNNRGNARAAGDPQGAIEDYNQAIRLNPNFAPAYNNRGNARATNGDKQGALKDLEQAASIFQSQGNNDLYQQVTKNIKELGR, from the coding sequence ATGAGACGGCGTTTATTTAGGCAAAAGCGAACAAGGGTAAATCAAGTATTTACCATAGCTATTTTTACTACATTGACCGCAATTAGTAGTGTTTCTTGTAGTAAGAATGACAATGTATTGGTGACAGAAATAGGAGTCAGTCAACCTAGCCGTCGTTCAGCTACAACTTCTATTGGTGGGGAATTCTATATTCAGGGAAAGAATCAGCATTTAAATGGCGACTTACAAGCTGCGATCGCTTCCTATGACAAGGCAATTAATCAAAATTCTCAATATGGTGCTGCCTACAACGGCCGGGGATTAGTCTACTTTGATTTAGGAGACAAGGAGAAAGCGATCGCAGATTACAATCAAGCACTTAGCATCAACCCTAACGACGCCGAAGCCTACAATAACTTAGGGAATGCCCGCGCCTCACTAGGAAACAACAGAGAAGCAGTTAAAGATTACAGTGAAGCGATTCGCCTTAATCCCAACTATGCCGAAGCCTACAATAACCGGGGGAATGCCCACGCCACCACTGGAGACAAAAAAGGGGCGCTAGATGATTTTGACCAAGCTATTCTCCTCGATCCAAAATATGCGATCGCCTACAATAACCGCGGAAATGCCCGTGCTGCTGGAGATCCACAGGGAGCGATTGAAGATTACAATCAAGCCATTCGCCTTAATCCTAACTTTGCCCCTGCCTACAATAACCGAGGAAATGCTCGCGCCACCAATGGAGACAAGCAGGGGGCACTCAAGGACTTAGAACAAGCAGCAAGCATTTTTCAAAGTCAGGGTAACAACGACTTATACCAACAAGTGACGAAAAACATCAAAGAACTTGGACGGTAA
- the smc gene encoding chromosome segregation protein SMC yields the protein MVHIKRVELTNFKSFGGTTSVPLLPGCTVISGPNGSGKSNILDALLFCLGLSSSKGMRADRLPDLVNNTQTSKGRASIEASVTVTFDLSGEDISPKATKAQNEEVEEENPKSKIVRLREAEVQNPKLGEWSVTRRLRVTHQGSYTSNYYINGVSCTLTELHEELSNLRVYPEGYNVVLQGDVTSIISMNARERREIIDELAGVAAFDRKIIQAKSTLDEVKEKEDSCRIIETELTAQRDRLSQDRAKAEKYQKLRTEFLAKQSWEAVLSWRSLQAQQEKLVNEIQTGDRNSGELTTQLTNLNSEIVQKTAELEQLNAHVKALGEDELLAVQSTLATQEAERKQLQRQLTELETATQETAKRLAQTQQEIQKHRHSLEEIAETQIVETRFIASSQHQRNEAQQALETSREAAAEIASASEAWVQQQTAFNRQIETLLQTLEPQRTEKAQLTERNNQLQQLISEQTLLIERDEPQLAQKQAECSRVETEFNASSEPIQNLAENLSATEQELQIQQETQKRLLFEQREKQRQLDKIEAQTQAQQEVQGTQASKVILQSGMPGLCGLVVQLGKVEPRHQLALEMAGGGRLGHIVVEDDTIAAAGIELLKQKRAGRATFLPLNKIHAAKFTQDATLRFANGFVNYAVNLVDCDRRYKDVFSYVFGNTVVFANLEAARKNLGLYRIVTLDGELLETSGAMTGGSNTQRSALRFGNAEAAESDEAIALRSRLVDIERVLERCTEAIATLSTRTKKLTQELTEARQARREQQLQLEQLQKDIKSLTAQLEGTRSQLAQNSEKLATAQSRLEILERELPGQENQLQQLRHALAELEASQTPSEWQQIQARIKIQEQQLQQRETALREAEQRLKNLENQQQRLQEKSQEAETRITEYETQQISCRDAIHRVFTQITTIDDQITQTRLSLSQMEQNLGEEKQKRDATEQEVRSHLLRQQQLQWEIEKLKETQEKRREELVALQSQLRDVGAELPNPLPEVPDQVDLEELQKELRSLTKRLQAMEPVNMLALEEYERTQNRLQELTQRLQTLEGERTELLLRIENFTTLRQLAFKEAFDAVNENFQSIFAILSDGDGFLQLENPEDPFSSGLNLVAHPKGKPVQRLASMSGGEKSLTALSFIFALQRYRPSPFYAFDEVDMFLDGANVERLARMIKQQSQQAQFIVVSLRRPMIESAERTIGVTQARGAYTQVLGIKLQSSNTSA from the coding sequence ATGGTACACATCAAGCGCGTGGAACTTACCAACTTCAAATCCTTCGGTGGCACTACCTCAGTCCCTTTGCTACCGGGGTGTACTGTCATATCTGGGCCAAATGGTTCCGGTAAATCTAATATTCTAGATGCCCTGCTATTTTGCCTTGGACTCTCTAGTTCTAAGGGAATGCGAGCCGATCGCCTCCCAGATTTGGTCAATAACACTCAAACGTCTAAAGGACGCGCTTCTATTGAAGCTAGCGTCACTGTGACGTTTGATTTGTCGGGGGAGGATATCTCACCCAAAGCGACAAAAGCTCAAAATGAGGAAGTTGAGGAAGAAAATCCAAAATCCAAAATCGTTCGACTGAGAGAAGCCGAAGTCCAAAATCCAAAATTGGGAGAGTGGAGTGTTACTAGAAGGCTGCGGGTTACTCACCAAGGGTCTTATACGTCAAATTACTATATCAATGGTGTATCTTGCACGCTGACGGAATTACATGAAGAACTAAGTAACCTGCGGGTTTATCCCGAAGGCTACAACGTCGTACTGCAAGGAGATGTCACCAGCATTATCTCGATGAATGCGCGGGAACGGCGGGAAATTATTGATGAATTGGCGGGGGTGGCGGCGTTCGATCGCAAAATTATCCAAGCCAAATCAACTTTAGACGAGGTGAAAGAAAAGGAAGATAGCTGTCGGATTATTGAGACGGAATTAACTGCACAGCGCGATCGCCTTTCCCAAGATCGGGCTAAAGCTGAGAAATATCAAAAACTCCGCACAGAATTTCTAGCTAAACAATCCTGGGAAGCTGTTTTATCATGGCGATCGCTACAAGCACAACAAGAAAAGTTAGTTAACGAAATTCAAACAGGCGATCGCAATTCTGGTGAACTCACTACCCAACTCACCAACCTAAATTCTGAAATCGTTCAAAAAACTGCTGAACTTGAACAACTCAATGCCCATGTGAAAGCATTGGGAGAAGATGAACTTTTGGCGGTACAATCTACCCTCGCCACCCAAGAAGCAGAACGAAAACAACTCCAGCGTCAGCTAACGGAATTAGAAACAGCAACCCAGGAAACTGCCAAACGTCTGGCTCAAACTCAGCAAGAGATTCAAAAACACCGTCATTCCCTAGAAGAAATTGCCGAAACACAGATTGTAGAGACGCGATTCATCGCGTCTTCCCAACACCAAAGAAATGAAGCGCAACAAGCTTTAGAAACCTCCCGTGAAGCCGCCGCAGAAATCGCCTCGGCTTCAGAAGCGTGGGTGCAGCAACAAACAGCATTCAACCGTCAAATTGAAACTTTGCTGCAAACTCTAGAACCGCAACGCACCGAAAAAGCACAACTCACTGAACGCAATAATCAGTTACAGCAACTAATTTCCGAACAAACCCTGTTAATTGAACGCGACGAACCCCAATTAGCCCAAAAACAAGCTGAATGCAGTCGAGTTGAAACAGAATTTAACGCCTCTAGTGAACCCATCCAAAATTTAGCTGAAAATCTCTCAGCCACAGAACAAGAATTGCAAATCCAACAGGAAACCCAAAAGCGGTTACTTTTTGAACAACGAGAAAAACAACGCCAGTTGGATAAAATAGAAGCGCAAACGCAAGCACAGCAAGAAGTCCAAGGAACCCAAGCTAGTAAAGTCATTTTACAATCGGGAATGCCTGGACTTTGTGGCTTAGTTGTGCAGTTAGGAAAGGTGGAACCCCGCCATCAGCTAGCTTTGGAAATGGCCGGCGGTGGACGCTTGGGACATATTGTGGTGGAAGATGACACTATCGCCGCAGCAGGTATTGAATTGCTCAAACAAAAACGTGCAGGAAGGGCGACTTTTTTACCACTGAATAAAATTCACGCGGCCAAATTTACTCAAGATGCAACGCTGCGTTTTGCTAACGGTTTCGTTAATTATGCTGTTAACTTAGTCGATTGCGATCGCCGTTACAAAGATGTATTTAGCTATGTTTTCGGTAACACGGTAGTATTTGCCAACCTTGAGGCGGCGCGGAAAAATTTAGGGCTATATCGCATCGTCACCTTAGATGGGGAATTGTTAGAAACCAGCGGTGCGATGACTGGTGGTAGTAACACCCAACGTTCAGCCTTACGTTTTGGCAATGCAGAAGCGGCGGAATCTGATGAAGCGATCGCTTTAAGAAGTCGCTTGGTGGATATTGAACGGGTTTTAGAGCGTTGTACTGAGGCGATCGCTACTTTGTCAACCCGAACCAAAAAACTGACACAGGAACTCACAGAAGCCCGTCAGGCGCGGCGCGAACAGCAGTTGCAATTGGAACAGTTGCAGAAAGACATTAAGAGTTTAACAGCGCAATTAGAGGGGACGCGATCGCAACTCGCACAAAATAGCGAAAAGTTAGCCACTGCTCAATCCCGATTGGAAATTTTGGAGCGGGAATTACCGGGACAAGAAAATCAGTTGCAACAATTGCGACACGCTTTAGCAGAGTTGGAAGCATCTCAAACTCCCAGCGAATGGCAGCAAATCCAGGCGAGAATTAAAATTCAAGAGCAACAATTGCAACAACGGGAGACAGCATTACGCGAAGCTGAACAAAGATTAAAAAATTTAGAAAATCAGCAACAACGTTTGCAAGAAAAAAGCCAAGAAGCAGAGACACGAATCACCGAATACGAAACCCAACAAATCTCTTGTAGAGACGCGATTCATCGCGTCTTTACACAAATCACAACGATAGACGACCAAATCACCCAAACCCGTCTATCGTTGAGTCAAATGGAACAGAATTTGGGAGAAGAGAAACAAAAACGCGACGCTACAGAACAGGAAGTGCGATCGCACCTTTTGCGCCAACAACAATTGCAATGGGAAATAGAAAAACTTAAAGAAACCCAAGAGAAGCGGCGGGAGGAATTAGTTGCACTGCAAAGCCAGTTGCGGGATGTGGGAGCAGAATTACCAAATCCATTGCCGGAAGTTCCAGATCAGGTAGATTTGGAAGAATTGCAGAAAGAATTGCGATCGCTTACCAAACGCTTGCAAGCGATGGAACCCGTAAATATGCTGGCGTTGGAAGAGTACGAACGCACCCAAAACCGCCTTCAGGAACTGACGCAAAGGTTGCAAACCTTAGAAGGGGAACGCACCGAATTACTTTTGCGGATTGAAAACTTTACAACATTACGCCAACTTGCTTTTAAAGAAGCTTTCGATGCTGTCAACGAAAACTTTCAATCGATTTTCGCCATCCTTTCAGACGGTGACGGCTTCCTGCAACTGGAAAATCCTGAAGATCCCTTTAGCAGCGGACTAAATTTAGTCGCGCATCCCAAAGGTAAACCAGTACAGCGCCTAGCTTCCATGTCTGGGGGAGAAAAATCACTCACAGCCTTGAGCTTTATCTTTGCCCTCCAACGCTACCGCCCATCGCCCTTTTACGCCTTTGACGAAGTGGATATGTTCTTAGATGGGGCAAACGTAGAACGATTAGCTAGAATGATTAAGCAACAATCACAACAAGCGCAATTTATAGTTGTGAGTTTGCGTCGTCCGATGATAGAATCAGCCGAACGCACAATCGGCGTTACTCAAGCACGAGGAGCTTACACTCAAGTTTTGGGGATTAAGTTACAATCATCCAATACATCTGCTTGA
- a CDS encoding carbonic anhydrase, whose product MKRLIKGLREFKSSYFSTHQQLFEQLSHGQKPRVLFITCSDSRLDPNLITQAQVGELFVIRNAGNIIPPYGASNGGEGATIEYAVQALDIRQIIICGHSHCGAMKGLMKLHSLSDEMPLVHDWLKYAEATRRLVLDHYSHYDAEELLEIMIAENVLTQIENLRTYPVIHSKLYQGELSIYAWIYHIETGEVYAYDPQKHAYVLPQTQVPELEIDESLRGQFPNTNVVAHSPQNQLDDAQSYEKRSVSPFEWFPMKRLSPEQMERIYRGSNNGS is encoded by the coding sequence ATGAAGAGATTAATTAAAGGTCTGCGCGAATTCAAATCTAGCTATTTTTCAACACATCAACAATTGTTTGAGCAACTTTCACATGGTCAAAAGCCCAGGGTATTGTTTATTACCTGTTCTGATTCGCGTCTTGATCCAAATCTAATTACACAAGCCCAAGTTGGTGAATTATTTGTCATTCGCAATGCAGGCAACATCATTCCACCATATGGGGCAAGTAATGGCGGTGAAGGTGCGACAATTGAATATGCTGTTCAAGCTTTAGATATTCGCCAAATTATTATTTGTGGTCACTCTCATTGCGGCGCAATGAAAGGACTAATGAAGTTACACAGCCTCAGCGATGAAATGCCGCTCGTACATGATTGGCTTAAATATGCAGAGGCAACTCGAAGGCTAGTTCTAGACCACTATAGTCACTACGACGCAGAAGAACTGCTAGAAATTATGATTGCCGAAAATGTTCTTACTCAAATTGAGAATTTGCGGACGTATCCAGTGATTCACTCTAAGCTCTATCAGGGAGAACTCAGCATTTATGCTTGGATTTATCACATTGAAACAGGAGAAGTTTACGCATACGATCCCCAGAAGCACGCTTATGTTTTGCCTCAAACTCAGGTTCCAGAATTAGAAATAGATGAGTCGCTCAGGGGTCAATTTCCAAATACCAATGTAGTAGCGCATTCCCCTCAAAATCAGCTGGATGATGCTCAATCTTATGAGAAACGGTCTGTTTCTCCATTTGAGTGGTTTCCAATGAAACGTCTTTCTCCAGAGCAGATGGAGCGAATTTATCGAGGTTCAAATAATGGAAGTTGA
- a CDS encoding ribonuclease D, whose protein sequence is MPYLTSAREISAIVAEYTNAKTLWIDTEVADYKSRNPRLSLIQVLDNPQDMSGDRVYLFDVLEQPNIIAEFIEEIMINSAIEKVFHNASYDLKLLGNRKAKNITCTLEMAKKIPYYLLPLPNYQLKTIATALCSFNNIDKQEQESDWGKRPLTEEQIEYAYLDCIYLAQIHLNLLGLQAQASPEPTTEDLISLSTRYSQLEQQWKLLNSEFEHLQERIKKAMQAQNISETSDYKLTSYERTTVKAAFTELARLAQTQGINLDFPITLTQKLQKDLGQNLEQLSVDIDKTTSWRLTHKTQASETEDE, encoded by the coding sequence ATGCCGTACCTTACTTCCGCCCGCGAAATTAGTGCCATTGTTGCTGAATATACCAACGCTAAAACGTTGTGGATAGATACAGAAGTAGCTGACTATAAAAGTCGTAATCCCCGACTATCGCTGATTCAGGTATTAGATAATCCTCAAGATATGAGTGGCGATCGCGTCTACCTTTTTGATGTTCTAGAACAGCCTAATATTATAGCTGAATTTATTGAAGAAATTATGATAAATTCTGCCATTGAAAAAGTTTTTCACAACGCCAGTTATGATCTAAAGCTTCTCGGTAACAGGAAAGCCAAAAATATTACTTGCACTTTGGAAATGGCAAAAAAAATTCCCTACTATCTTTTGCCATTACCCAACTACCAACTCAAAACCATAGCTACAGCACTTTGTAGCTTTAACAATATCGACAAACAAGAACAAGAAAGCGATTGGGGAAAACGTCCCCTGACTGAAGAACAGATCGAGTATGCTTACTTAGATTGTATTTATCTTGCTCAAATCCACTTAAATTTGCTAGGATTACAAGCCCAAGCCAGCCCCGAACCCACAACGGAAGACTTAATATCACTAAGTACCAGATACTCGCAACTTGAGCAGCAATGGAAGTTGTTGAATTCAGAATTTGAGCATTTGCAAGAACGTATAAAAAAAGCCATGCAGGCTCAGAATATATCGGAAACTTCTGATTATAAGCTGACTAGTTATGAGCGGACTACAGTCAAAGCTGCATTTACAGAATTGGCCAGACTAGCACAAACTCAAGGTATTAATTTAGATTTTCCAATCACACTAACTCAGAAACTCCAAAAAGATTTAGGGCAAAATCTGGAACAACTGTCTGTAGATATTGACAAAACCACCTCTTGGAGGCTAACTCACAAAACTCAAGCGAGTGAAACTGAGGATGAGTAA
- a CDS encoding ferric reductase-like transmembrane domain-containing protein — MVSIDESPLPNILGFLSLASYIVTLIPTILRILFPQTKETGIPQWLLKRRRIIGIIAFFLALGHGFLMVQKRNFDFLDIKTFWIYIQGISTFIIFTLLSITSNNWSVKKLKKNWKQLHKLTYVAMVLLIWHIWDKMSGHWTYLTPISLVATTIITVLFLIRLWIEHQGKQQKNANKVTKADLAEKSTSTTWRK, encoded by the coding sequence ATGGTTTCAATAGATGAATCACCCCTGCCTAATATTTTGGGATTTTTATCATTAGCTAGCTATATAGTCACATTAATTCCCACAATTCTAAGAATTCTTTTTCCGCAAACTAAAGAGACTGGAATTCCTCAATGGCTGCTAAAACGCCGCCGGATCATCGGTATTATTGCTTTCTTTTTGGCTTTAGGTCATGGTTTCCTAATGGTTCAAAAGAGAAACTTTGATTTTTTGGACATCAAGACATTTTGGATATATATCCAGGGTATAAGCACTTTCATAATTTTTACACTTCTGTCTATAACTTCTAATAATTGGAGTGTAAAAAAACTGAAAAAGAACTGGAAGCAATTACATAAACTCACTTATGTAGCTATGGTTCTTTTGATTTGGCATATCTGGGACAAGATGTCAGGTCATTGGACGTATTTAACACCGATTAGCCTTGTTGCTACTACCATAATCACAGTTTTATTTCTCATCCGACTTTGGATTGAACACCAGGGTAAGCAACAAAAAAATGCAAATAAAGTAACGAAAGCAGATTTAGCAGAAAAAAGCACTAGTACAACATGGCGGAAGTAA
- a CDS encoding PRC-barrel domain-containing protein yields MTSEQIIRRSDILNTQVITRDNGKRLGIVSQVWVDIDQREVVALGLRDSLISISGIPRYMYLNNINQIGDVILVDNEDVIEDIEVESLSNLINWEVITETGEVLGKVRGFKFNAETGKLNSIVIASLGLPQIPDQFLSTYEFSVDEIVSTGPNRLIVFEGAEERVNQLTTGLLERLGIGKAPWQRDAEEEYGYTPPRTIAAPNQLPSGVPLQPPKQRVRAPEPVAREEEWTEDYVEEQRPQRQVMKARQYESIQYEEDEEEDNWSEATGNDRYQQPQPLKYEAQPYSKPYVDEYDDYDDVEGDAWEDAPKPVNIPKKVKERQPEYEEEEGY; encoded by the coding sequence ATGACCTCTGAACAGATAATTAGGCGTTCCGACATATTAAATACCCAGGTGATTACCCGCGACAACGGCAAGCGGCTAGGCATCGTCAGTCAAGTCTGGGTTGATATTGATCAACGAGAGGTTGTGGCTCTTGGTTTGCGAGACAGCCTGATCTCTATTTCGGGCATACCGCGCTACATGTACCTCAACAATATCAACCAGATTGGTGATGTCATCCTGGTTGATAACGAAGATGTAATTGAAGATATCGAAGTTGAATCTCTCAGTAATCTGATTAACTGGGAAGTAATTACAGAAACAGGTGAAGTATTAGGCAAAGTTCGGGGTTTTAAGTTCAACGCCGAAACCGGGAAGCTTAACTCCATAGTCATCGCTTCTTTAGGATTGCCCCAAATTCCCGACCAATTTTTGAGTACTTACGAGTTCTCAGTCGATGAAATTGTCAGCACCGGCCCCAATCGGTTGATTGTGTTTGAGGGAGCCGAAGAACGGGTAAACCAGTTGACAACTGGTTTGCTAGAGCGCCTGGGTATCGGCAAAGCGCCGTGGCAGAGGGATGCAGAAGAAGAATACGGTTATACTCCACCACGCACAATTGCAGCACCCAATCAACTGCCCAGTGGAGTGCCATTGCAGCCACCCAAGCAGAGAGTTCGTGCCCCTGAACCCGTAGCGCGGGAAGAGGAATGGACAGAAGACTATGTGGAAGAGCAAAGGCCACAGCGTCAGGTAATGAAGGCGCGGCAGTATGAATCTATTCAATACGAAGAAGACGAGGAAGAAGATAACTGGAGTGAGGCAACGGGCAACGACAGGTATCAACAACCGCAACCGCTAAAGTATGAAGCCCAGCCCTACAGCAAGCCATACGTTGACGAATACGATGATTATGACGACGTAGAGGGCGATGCTTGGGAAGATGCGCCGAAGCCCGTGAATATTCCTAAGAAAGTCAAAGAAAGACAGCCAGAATACGAAGAAGAAGAAGGATATTAG
- a CDS encoding DUF485 domain-containing protein: MNDRTKALQALAAERWRVSLILSGAMMFIYFGFILLIAFNKPLLGSLVVPGLSLGILLGALVIVSAWVLIFIYVRWANSSYDDQIARLTRK, translated from the coding sequence ATGAACGATCGCACAAAGGCTCTCCAGGCTCTCGCGGCTGAACGTTGGCGAGTATCCCTGATTCTCAGTGGAGCCATGATGTTTATTTACTTTGGCTTTATCTTGCTAATCGCGTTCAATAAGCCCCTGCTGGGGTCATTAGTAGTTCCTGGCCTCAGTCTGGGAATTTTACTGGGGGCGCTGGTAATTGTCTCAGCATGGGTATTAATTTTTATCTACGTGCGTTGGGCAAATAGCAGTTATGACGACCAAATCGCAAGGCTGACACGCAAGTGA